A single window of Watersipora subatra chromosome 11, tzWatSuba1.1, whole genome shotgun sequence DNA harbors:
- the LOC137407868 gene encoding uncharacterized protein, whose amino-acid sequence MALPGDEQIEGYPNTLSHCFVRDEAFPLETWLMKPFPGRAITNEQYKSADESTDEGADEGADKSADEGAEEGTDEGTDEGTDEGADEGTDEGADEDTDEGTDEGADEGADEGADEGTDEGTDEGTDEGTDEGTDEGTDEGTDEGTDEGTDESADEGTDEGADEVVVMSDVSDVERPPASDEKENDATGNTGANDGATGFSSNTGLKLENRESLKCDIAALFKTLCGADVPLTDLLFGDDKKLTNAIKQAKLGDQLANNRSKTGKV is encoded by the exons ATGGCATTACCTGGAGATGAACAGATCGAAGGATACCCAAATACATTGTCACATTGCTTTGTTCGTGATGAAGCTTTCCCATTGGAAACATGGCTTATGAAACCATTCCCTGGACGCGCAATAACTAATGAACAAT ATAAAAGTGCAGATGAAAGTACAGATGAAGGTGCAGATGAAGGTGCAGATAAAAGTGCAGATGAAGGTGCAGAAGAAGGTACAGATGAAGGTACAGATGAAGGTACAGATGAAGGTGCAGATGAAGGTACAGATGAAGGTGCAGATGAAGATACAGATGAAGGTACAGATGAAGGTGCAGATGAAGGTGCAGATGAAGGTGCAGATGAAGGTACAGATGAAGGTACAGATGAAGGTACAGATGAAGGTACAGATGAAGGTACAGATGAAGGTACAGATGAAGGTACAGATGAAGGTACAGATGAAGGTACAGATGAAAGTGCAGATGAAGGTACAGATGAAGGTGCAGatgaagtagtagta ATGTCTGATGTTAGTGATGTTGAGAGACCTCCAGCTTCCGATGAGAAGGAAAACGATGCGACTGGAAATACTGGCGCTAATGATGGTGCCACAGGCTTTTCATCTAATACTGGGCTGAAACTGGAGAAC AGAGAAAGCTTGAAGTGTGACATAGCAGCGTTGTTCAAAACACTCTGTGGTGCTGATGTACCTTTGACTGATTTGCTATTCGGAGATGACAAGAAGTTGACCAATGCTATAAAGCAAGCGAAGCTTGGTGACCAACTAGCAAATAATAGGTCAAAAACTGGAAAGGTATAG
- the LOC137407869 gene encoding uncharacterized protein: protein MSYINTPPFSLSYSNTPPSSLSYINTPPSSLSYSNTPPFSLSYSNTPPSSLSYINTPPSSFSYINTPPSSLSYINTPLSSLSYINTPPSSLSYSNTPPSSLFYINTPPSSLSYINTPPSSLSHINTPLSSLSYINIDRPACPTSTLHHPASPTSTLHRPACPTSTLHCPAFPTATLHRPACPTSTLHRPACPTATLHCPACPTSTLHRSACPTSTLHLELVLHQHSTIQPVLHQHSTIQPVLQQHSTVQPVLHQHSTLSLFYINTPPSSLSYINTPPFSLSYSNTPPFSLSYSNTPPSSLSYINTPPSSLSYSNTPLPSLSYINTPPFSLSYINTPLFSLSYINTPLFSLSYINTPPFSLSYINTPPFSLSYINTPP, encoded by the coding sequence ATGTCCTACATCAACACTCCACCGTTCAGCCTGTCCTACAGCAACACTCCACCGTCCAGCCTGTCTTACATCAACACTCCACCGTCCAGCCTGTCCTACAGCAACACTCCACCGTTCAGCCTGTCCTACAGCAACACTCCACCATCCAGCCTGTCCTACATCAACACTCCACCATCCAGCTTTTCCTACATCAACACTCCACCATCCAGTCTGTCCTACATCAACACTCCACTGTCCAGCCTGTCCTACATCAACACTCCACCGTCCAGCCTGTCCTACAGCAACACTCCACCATCCAGCCTGTTCTACATCAACACTCCACCATCCAGCCTGTCCTACATCAACACTCCACCGTCCAGCCTGTCCCACATCAACACTCCACTGTCCAGCCTGTCCTACATCAACATTGACCGTCCAGCATGTCCCACATCAACACTCCACCATCCAGCCAGTCCTACATCAACACTCCACCGTCCAGCCTGTCCCACATCAACACTCCATTGTCCAGCCTTTCCTACAGCAACACTCCACCGTCCAGCCTGTCCTACATCAACACTCCACCGTCCAGCCTGTCCTACAGCAACACTCCACTGCCCAGCCTGTCCTACATCAACACTCCACCGTTCAGCCTGTCCTACATCAACACTCCACCTTGAGCTTGTTCTACATCAACACTCCACCATCCAGCCTGTCCTACATCAACACTCCACCATTCAGCCTGTCCTACAGCAACACTCCACCGTTCAGCCTGTCCTACATCAACACTCCACCTTGAGCTTGTTCTACATCAACACTCCACCATCCAGCCTGTCCTACATCAACACTCCACCATTCAGCCTGTCCTACAGCAACACTCCACCGTTCAGCCTGTCCTACAGCAACACTCCACCGTCCAGCCTGTCCTACATCAACACTCCACCGTCCAGCCTGTCCTACAGCAACACTCCACTGCCCAGCCTGTCCTACATCAACACTCCACCGTTCAGCCTGTCCTACATCAACACTCCACTGTTCAGCCTGTCCTACATCAACACTCCACTGTTCAGCCTGTCCTACATCAACACTCCACCGTTCAGCTTGTCCTACATCAACACTCCACCGTTCAGCCTGTCCTACATCAACACTCCACCTTGA
- the LOC137407871 gene encoding uncharacterized protein — protein sequence MSYINTPPSSLSYSNTPPSSLSYINTPLSSLSYINTPPSSMSYINTPLFSLSYINTPPSSLSYINTPLSSLSYINTPPSNLSYINTPLSSLSYSNTPPSSLSYINTPPFSLSYINTPPSSLSYINTPLFSLSYSNTPPSSLSYINTPLSSLSYSNTPPSSQSYINTPPSSLSYINTPLSSLSYINTPPSSLSYINTPLSSLSYSNTPPFSLSYINTPPSSLSYINTPPFSLSYINTPPSSLSYINTPLSSLSYSSTPPSSLSYINTPPSSLSYSNTPPSNLSYINTPLPSLSYINTPPSSLSYINTPPSSLSYINTPLPSLSYINTPLPSLSYINTPPFSLSYINTPPSSLSYINTPPSSLSYINTPPSSLSYINTPLPSLSYINTPLPSMSYINTPPSSLSYSNTPPSSLSYINTPPSSLSYINTPPSSLSYINTPLPSLSYINTPPFSLSYSNTPPSSMSYSNTPPSSLSYSNTPPSSLSYINTPLSSLSYSNTPLSSLSYINTPLPSLSYINTPLPSLSYSNTPPFSLSYINTPLFSLSYSNTPPFSLSYINTPPSSLSYSNTPPSSLSYINTPPFSPTSTSVNFKLVSHAAVKS from the coding sequence ATGTCCTACATCAACACTCCACCGTCCAGCCTGTCCTACAGCAACACTCCACCATCCAGCCTGTCCTATATCAACACTCCACTGTCCAGCCTGTCCTACATCAACACTCCACCATCCAGCATGTCCTACATCAACACTCCACTGTTCAGCCTGTCCTACATCAACACTCCACCGTCCAGCCTGTCCTACATCAACACTCCACTGTCCAGCCTGTCCTACATCAACACTCCACCATCCAACCTGTCCTACATCAATACTCCACTGTCCAGCCTGTCCTACAGCAACACTCCACCGTCCAGCCTGTCCTACATCAACACTCCACCGTTCAGCCTGTCCTACATCAACACTCCACCGTCCAGCCTATCCTACATCAACACTCCACTGTTCAGCCTGTCCTACAGCAACACTCCACCATCCAGCCTGTCCTACATCAACACTCCACTGTCCAGCCTGTCCTACAGCAACACTCCACCATCCAGCCAGTCCTACATCAACACTCCACCATCCAGCCTGTCCTACATCAACACTCCACTGTCCAGCCTTTCCTACATCAACACTCCACCATCCAGCCTGTCCTACATCAACACTCCACTGTCCAGCCTGTCCTACAGCAACACTCCACCGTTCAGCCTGTCCTACATCAACACTCCACCATCCAGCCTGTCCTACATCAACACTCCACCGTTCAGCCTGTCCTACATCAACACTCCACCATCCAGCCTGTCCTACATCAATACTCCACTGTCCAGCCTGTCCTACAGCAGTACTCCACCGTCCAGCCTGTCCTACATCAACACTCCACCATCCAGCCTGTCCTACAGCAACACTCCACCATCCAACCTGTCCTACATCAACACTCCACTGCCCAGCCTGTCCTACATCAACACTCCACCGTCCAGCCTGTCCTACATCAACACTCCACCATCCAGCCTGTCCTACATCAACACTCCACTGCCCAGCCTGTCCTACATCAACACTCCACTGCCCAGCCTGTCCTACATCAACACTCCACCGTTCAGCCTGTCCTACATCAACACTCCACCATCCAGCCTGTCCTACATCAACACTCCACCGTCCAGCCTGTCCTACATCAACACTCCACCATCCAGCTTGTCCTACATCAACACTCCACTGCCCAGCCTGTCCTACATCAACACTCCACTGCCCAGCATGTCCTACATCAACACTCCACCATCCAGCCTGTCCTACAGCAACACTCCACCATCCAGCCTGTCCTACATCAACACTCCACCGTCCAGCCTGTCCTACATCAACACTCCACCATCCAGCCTGTCCTACATCAACACTCCACTGCCCAGCCTGTCCTACATCAACACTCCACCGTTCAGCCTGTCCTACAGCAACACTCCACCATCCAGCATGTCCTACAGCAACACTCCACCATCCAGCCTGTCCTACAGCAACACTCCACCATCCAGCCTGTCCTACATCAACACTCCACTGTCCAGCCTGTCCTACAGCAACACTCCACTGTCCAGCCTGTCCTACATCAACACTCCACTGCCCAGCTTGTCCTACATCAACACTCCACTGCCCAGCCTGTCCTACAGCAACACTCCACCGTTCAGCTTGTCCTACATCAACACTCCACTGTTCAGCCTGTCCTACAGCAATACTCCACCGTTCAGCCTGTCCTACATCAACACTCCACCATCCAGCCTGTCCTACAGCAACACTCCACCGTCCAGCCTGTCCTATATCAACACTCCACCGTTCAGTCCTACATCAACgagtgtaaattttaaattagtgTCACACGCTGCCGTTAAATCATAA
- the LOC137407872 gene encoding myb-like protein U: protein MVIGGVISSLLIILGLFMPSLTANGNRLTALYNQWSYHSGNAQREGWQPLPTEVSGREPTHFSKVNEIPPKVAGADPHSSRIRSGNSWTAESSQRNLQQTNTNQLQVGVTTRGTAKRDINYFTTQPTSTAQKTKASHPITTTKQAETTTPATTRPIATRPTTTRRPTTTRRPTAARRPTATRPTTTRRPTTTRRPTTTRRPTTTTRLTTTTRPTTIRPTRTTRPTTTTRPTTTTRPTTTTRPTTTTRPTTTTRPTTTTRPTTTTRPTSTTRPTTTTRPTTTSSTTTRPTTTTRPTTNTRLSTTTRPTTITKPTTTTRSTTITKPTTTTTTTRPTTTSSTTTRPTTTTRPTTTTRPTTNTRLSTTTRPTTITKPTTTTRSTTITKPTTTTTTTRLTTTRLTPTRPTTTRPTTKLSTNIGPTTVMRLAALVQATSPSNKTATVNSTDPSRLSTVTQQPTITMLETITRLNSEFAASTTSSAQPSNMPFIASKIRPMVGGSNFTVTDIEAVFEETDVDGNERDAVIFTDLLVLSNSSSNTSFIDSKGKNSSTDSSHSLSPIEFAEVTTQPPEPLFVTEFSNQKKRKRNKGKARRNQNENSGPAPDGVQGLIGSLLSGTEKIGEDESSLDGLIASAIQNSDSISESMKGDGEQTLSSLAQSIIDAQARANPNATESKSDATEQSSPSPEELQQLIQSALEQAEEEQKEKTDEEKDPDEPTVEEVQQLIANNLNTRQGGKNRNNSQKRSGNRQPGKRVNKSNGRPLDAIVQATSTVIEPTNLARGQKRRNKSQINLDDVAQETQTLDFTATEANALNQNESAIVNFISNASGQNMVAEPSGTKSQLRRGASLEKRQDPKRSRPVRKRGRPARLVASQGGVSSQGGVVTQGGVSSQGGVVTQGGVANQGNVASVNSFDADQSNSLDAVTNLQVSQKDKTALKKLRKQDKAEKRAARKARRQKLISRDSVAAETFDEEEQFKNTDISFDVESSNSLGLALNIENKNSQSISLSERSGKFSGSGTKLEVGQGLAYEEFIESESFEEMEDLFQDDLSAGVTSKDSLGAWQNSLSQNEANFNAAQKQEVSSGQISSNFGNGNLILQPLLF from the exons ATGGTCATTGGCGGAGTCATCTCCTCTTTGCTGATAATTCTTGGCTTATTTATGCCATCATTGACTGCTAATGGAAATCGTCTAACAGCCCTTTATAATCAGTGGTCTTATCATAGTGGCAATGCACAGCGTGAAGGTTGGCAGCCATTGCCTACCGAGGTGTCTGGAAGAGAACCAACTCATTTCAGCAAAGTAAATGAAATTCCACCAAAAGTTGCTGGTGCAGATCCACACTCAAGTCGAATCAGATCTGGTAACTCTTGGACAGCCGAGAGCTCACAAAGAAACTTGCAGCAGACAAACACCAATCAATTGCAAGTTGGAGTGACAACCAGAGGAACTGCTAAAAGAGacattaattattttactacACAGCCCACGTCAACAGCACAGAAAACTAAAGCCTCCCACCCAATTACAACTACAAAACAAGCTGAAACTACAACACCAGCTACAACAAGACCAATTGCAACAAGACCAACTACAACAAGAAGACCAACTACAACAAGAAGACCAACTGCAGCAAGAAGACCAACTGCAACAAGACCAACTACAACAAGAAGACCAACTACAACAAGAAGACCAACTACAACGAGAAGACCAACTACAACAACAAGACTAACTACAACAACAAGACCAACTACAATAAGACCAACTAGAACAACCAGACCAACTACAACAACAAGACCAACTACAACAACAAGACCAACTACAACAACAAGACCAACTACAACAACAAGACCAACTACAACAACAAGACCAACTACAACAACAAGACCAACTACAACAACAAGACCAACTTCAACAACAAGACCAACTACAACAACAAGACCAACTACAACAAGTTCAACTACAACAAGACCAACTACAACAACAAGACCAACTACAAACACAAGACTAAGTACAACCACAAGACCAACTACGATAACAAAACCAACTACGACAACAAGATCAACTACCATCACAAAACCAACCACAACAACTACAACAACAAGACCAACTACAACAAGTTCAACTACAACAAGACCAACTACAACAACAAGACCAACTACAACAACAAGACCAACTACAAACACAAGACTAAGTACAACCACAAGACCAACTACGATAACAAAACCAACTACGACAACAAGATCAACTACCATCACAAAACCAACTACAACAACTACAACAACAAGGCTAACTACAACAAGATTAACTCCAACAAGACCAACTACAACCAGACCAACTACAAAACTGAGTACAAACATAGGACCAACTACAGTTATGAGACTGGCTGCACTAGTGCAAGCAACTTCACCATCAAATAAGACTGCAACTGTTAACTCAACTGATCCTTCAAGACTGAGTACAGTGACACAGCAACCTACAATTACGATGTTGGAAACAATCACAAGACTTAATTCAGAGTTTGCTGCTTCTACCACTTCATCAGCGCAGCCGTCAAACATGCCTTTCATAGCTTCTAAGATTAGACCAATGGTTGGAGGTTCGAATTTTACGGTGACAGATATTGAGGCTGTTTTTGAAGAAACAGATGTTGATGGAAATGAAAGAGACGCTGTCATTTTCACAGATTTATTGGTGCTAAGTAACTCGAGTTCAAACACATCATTTATTGACAGCAAGGGCAAGAATAGCTCCACGGATTCTAGCCATTCATTGAGTCCTATTGAGTTTGCAGAGGTAACCACTCAACCACCCGAGCCATTATTTGTCACAGAGTTTTCTAATCAGAAGAAAAGGAAAAGAAACAAAGGAAAAGCACGGAGAAATCAAAATGAAAATTCTGGACCAGCTCCTGATGGTGTTCAGGGGTTAATAGGATCTCTCTTGAGTGGTACTGAAAAAATTGGAGAAGATGAAAGTAGTTTAGATGGACTTATAGCATCAGCGATTCAAAACAGCGACAGCATATCCGAAAGCATGAAAGGTGATGGCGAACAAACATTGAGTAGCTTGGCTCAGTCAATCATTGATGCACAAGCACGAGCAAACCCAAATGCAACTGAGAGCAAATCGGATGCTACTGAACAATCTTCTCCTTCACCAGAAGAATTGCAACAACTTATCCAAAGTGCTCTTGAACAGGCTGAGGAGGAGCAAAAGGAAAAGACAGATGAGGAGAAAGATCCCGATGAGCCTACTGTAGAAGAGGTGCAGCAGCTTATTGCCAATAACTTGAATACTCGTCAAGGAGGGAAAAACAGAAACAATAGTCAGAAACGAAGCGGCAACAGGCAGCCAGGCAAACGCGTAAACAAGTCGAATGGCCGACCACTTGATGCCATTGTCCAAGCCACTAGTACAGTCATTGAGCCAACTAACCTAGCAAGAGGCCAAAAAAGAAGAAATAAGAGCCAAATAAACTTGGACGATGTAGCCCAAGAAACTCAGACACTTGACTTTACAGCAACTGAGGCTAATGCACTCAATCAGAATGAATCGGCTATTGTGAATTTCATAAGTAATGCTTCAGGACAAAACATGGTGGCAGAACCGAGTGGAACGAAATCACAATTAAGACGAGGAGCCAGTTTGGAAAAGCGTCAAGATCCGAAGAGAAGTAGACCTGTTAGAAAGCGTGGCAGACCTGCTAGACTTGTGGCCAGCCAAGGAGGTGTGTCCAGCCAAGGGGGTGTGGTTACCCAAGGAGGTGTGTCCAGCCAAGGGGGTGTGGTTACCCAAGGAGGTGTGGCCAACCAAGGAAATGTGGCCAGTGTCAATAGCTTCGATGCTGATCAGTCAAATTCTTTAGATGCTGTCACAAATTTGCAGGTCTCCCAGAAGGACAAAACAGCACTAAAAAAACTGCGAAAACAAGATAAAGCTGAGAAAAGAGCAGCACGAAAAG CTCGGCGCCAAAAGCTTATCTCAAGGGATTCTGTGGCAGCAGAAACATTTGATGAAGAGGAACAATTTAAAAACACGGATATATCTTTCGATGTCGAATCAAGCAACTCATTGG GCCTCGCACTCAACATAGAGAATAAGAATTCCCAGTCAATCAGCCTGAGTGAACGTTCTGGAAAGTTCTCAGGTTCCGGCACAAAACTTGAAGTT GGTCAAGGACTAGCTTACGAGGAGTTTATTGAGTCAGAGAGCTTTGAAGAAATGGAGGATTTGTTCCAAGATGACCTTTCAGCAGGTGTGACCAGCAAAGACTCGCTTGGTGCGTGGCAGAACAGCCTTTCACAAAATGAGGCCAACTTCAATGCTGCACAGAAACAGGAAGTTAGCTCCGGGCAAATTTCATCCAACTTTGGCAACGGAAACCTGATATTGCAACCATTGTTATTCTGA